In a genomic window of Flavobacterium sp. KACC 22761:
- a CDS encoding DUF4136 domain-containing protein, with product MNIKRTNLHLIPLVLLGLFYSCSPTVKVTTDYDHAANFSQYKTFTVYDLKAQEGQVNQLNVDRVAKAIRAEMTAKGFVESSDNPDLKVNAVSILKNKTQVTADTNFYGYGGMYRPYGYWGGGAMMGGGTTTFNSYDYVDGSLVIDIVSTKTQKLVWQGIGNAQIDSKPDNPEEFIAGAIKKILEGFPPGLAKK from the coding sequence TATTGGGATTATTTTACAGTTGTTCTCCTACTGTAAAAGTCACCACTGATTATGATCACGCAGCCAATTTCAGTCAATACAAAACTTTTACAGTATATGATTTGAAAGCTCAAGAAGGTCAAGTAAATCAATTAAATGTGGATCGTGTTGCAAAAGCCATTCGTGCTGAAATGACTGCCAAAGGATTTGTCGAATCTTCTGATAATCCAGATTTAAAAGTAAATGCAGTTTCTATATTAAAAAACAAAACTCAAGTTACAGCCGATACTAATTTTTATGGCTATGGCGGAATGTATCGCCCATACGGATATTGGGGCGGTGGCGCTATGATGGGCGGTGGTACTACAACATTTAATTCATACGATTATGTTGATGGTTCGCTTGTAATTGATATTGTTTCTACTAAAACACAAAAATTGGTTTGGCAAGGAATTGGAAATGCTCAAATTGACAGCAAACCAGACAATCCAGAAGAATTTATTGCTGGTGCAATTAAGAAAATCTTAGAAGGCTTTCCCCCAGGTCTCGCTAAAAAATAA